TCACAAACAGGCTCATCTTTTGTTGCCTCCTCCATCATATCAACATCCATTTCTTCGACTTTTGGTGCATTATTCACTGTAGAGTCAGTTACATTTCTTGCTGCCTCCTCGGTGGTTTCTGTTTTGCCATTGGCTGCATCCTCAGTCGGTGTGATTTTTGTGTCATCTTTTGCTGCCTCCTCAGTTGGTGTGACTTGTGTGTCATCTTTTGCTGCCTCCTCAGTTGGTGTGATTTGTGTGTTATTTTTTGGTGCTTCCTCAGTTGGTGTGATTTCCATTTCTTTTTTGGCGGCATCTTCAGTGATTTCTGTGTCAGCGGTGGTATATTTTTGTGCTTCGATTGTGAGTTCAAGTTTATTGCTAGGTGCTTGTGACTCTGTGTCGTTATTTTCTGCCTCCTCTAGAGCAGATGTCACGTTAATTGGTGCATCTTCGTGTTTTAGCTCCTCCACATCAGCTTGTTTCATCACTAGTTCCCTAGTATATTTCGCCGCTGCCTTCGATAGCATGCCATCATCCAACATGCCAGTAGCCCTTTGGCTAACGAGTGGCTGTTCAACAGTCCTCTCTGTCATCACATAATCTATAGGGATAGCGGGATCATCAGACGGTGGCGCAGTGGTCACTGGTGACAATGGATCTTCTTTTGCAACACCTGTACAGACAATAAACAGTACAGAGTCataaatgcatgtacagtagagtaCTGGCTCTTACCATCATCAGGCGATGAGGAAGTGTCTATAACACCATTTGGTTCGTCTGTCGGCTGCTCAACACGTGTTAGAGGCTCCTCTGTAGCAGGCACCTCCTCAGCACCTTGTTGGACAGGGTTGACTTCCATCGAGGGCTCTGGTTGAGTGATGACAGCTGCTGCAGTgatacattacatgtacattaattacacaataataattattagctcacATTGTTTAGCTGCTGACTCCGCAGGACCACCCTGAGATGTTGGTTTAACATTCGACTGTGTTGCatcaatctgattggacgttGGGACAGTGCCATTGACCCCTGCCGTCTGTCCTCCCTTCTCGGCAACGACATCCTCCAACACTCTCACAGGATCAAGAGCTCTGTCTAACTGACGATCAGCCACACCTCCCAACGCCTCCTCTGCCGAGTTGTTCCCCAGCTCAATGGCTACTATCATTGGACTCAAACTCCCATCGCCAATCGTACGATCTCCCACACCTACGGCCATTCGACTAGACGCATTGCCACACGGATGCACCTCTAGTCGATCTCGATTACTGAGCTGAACtgatacaatcattgactctGATTCATCGTATTCAGCAAGTATGTCCTCCTCGGCAATGAAGCTCTCGGGAGGTACCTCAAAGTTGAAGCCTCCGGCAGCCATTCCCATGCTATACACACCGGGGCCACTATCAGACTCAGCTTCTGATTCAGGGTCGTCCAGCTCTTCATCGTACAGAGCCTGTACAGTGAGTGTGGACGATGATACAGTGTGAGGTGGATGTCTAGAgcccagtacatgtacattacgtGTACACATTATCTGTGTATGCTttaaaatgcatgcatgggtttaTATGCATTGTGTACAGTGCCTCCACCACCACGGTGAGTGTTTCCTGCCGCTCACCTGCTCCAGGCGATCTCTCAGATCCTTCTTGGTCCCCTTGGTGCTCAGGCCTCTCTGCTTGAGCTCCTCCTTGAGCTCAGAGACGGTCATAGCCACGACATAAGCTTTAGCTGCCATTACACTTCTAACTCCACGCTGTTATTGGGTACGGGTCATATGACAATCCCAAGAAAGTCACGCGAGACAAATTACTCTGAAGATCAAAGGTCATCTTGTGGCGCCTTTATTAGACTTTTTACGGTAATATCCGAATGCAAAGAGTGCACTTTCTAGATCCAGCCAGCCACTAACTAGGTAGCTGTTAGAGACATGACAAGCCTTCACTATGGACTGGATGCAACCCTCCTATCGGCTCCAGGCTCCCCCTATGCATTCTCTACTGCACTCAAGCCTCCCGGAGCCCTCAGGAGGGCCAAGGGCATAGAGTGAGTGGGTACACTTTATGAGCACACAGATAGAGTGTGTACTGCTGTGCATGCTGTAGGTCAGACGTGGTTAGTCGACTCTCACTGGGTAGTGTGGGATCCAACACTCCTCCGCTACTGTTGCCTAGCAACGATGCAGCTAACAACGACAGGAAGCTCCAATCACCTAACGAGACAGGACTATCAGAATCATTGGGTATACTAGATCTGGACGCTATGGAAGGCGAGTTGCTAGGGTGATTCAGCCATGCTCAGTCCTTTATAATACGACTCTCCTCTAGACAGTGGCGTGTCTCAGTTCCTCAGCTCCCCAAATGGAGATGGTCTCCAGTTGAGATTAAGTGTGGCCACCTCTGCCAGGTCGTCTAACATCcctccgtccaatcagatAATGCCAACGTTACATCCTCCTTCGTCTAATCAGGCACCAGTATTTAATCCTCCGTTCGATCAGATGATCTCTGCTGCCCCACCTCTCTCGTCTGAGCTGGATGAAAGTGGTTCATCGGAGGGAGAGCTAGCGTTGAGTGCTGGAGACTTGGCGCAACTTGATGTCACTCTGACCGACGAATCAGATCACTCCTTTACACAATTGCCAGGGCAACACACTCTGAGTGATAGTAAAACCAATGGCCACTATAATCCATTCGAAGGTGGGGCATGTTTGTACTAGTCACTGTGTTTAGGTACGACATTAACCCCTGCAGACTATGACCCCGGCAGTTTTGGAGGGGAGGAGTTTGAGGCTCAGCAAGACCAAGCCTCGTTCTTACATGAGCTGGAACAACAAGAGGAGAAGATCAACAAAGCCACACTCGTGAGTCCCCCCTACCACCCACCACTTTAGTGTACGTATGTCTCTGTTACTCCAGACGCCATCAGACTCTCGCCTCACCTCCTTTACCAGTGCCTGTCCCCAAAGTGACTTCTCACTCCACTCCTACTTCAATAAGAAGAGTAACCAAATGGGGCAGCTATCTGAGGAGCTGTCTCCCAGTCAAAGGGCAAGTTCTCTCTCATAGTTTACAGCATGGCTGTTACGTATGTCCTCCCTCTACAGCCTCTGTTCAATGATACAccaagtcatgtgatagtcaGTCCCACTGCTACAGACACAACACCAAAGGAATCCTCCTCGATAGTGTTTGATGGCCTAACTCCAGCTCTATCCTCTCACTCCACACCACCACCAACTCCACCACGACTGGACCTCTCCGAACAAACCTCGTTAGACCAGGGGCTCCCCTCTATGTATTTTCATAACGAGCTACCCCCCTCTAATCAAAATACTCCAACTGGCAACTCTGTCAGTGGCTTACCATCTCAGTATCTACAAATGGAACAACCACCCTCCAATGAAAACACTCCAACTGGCAACTCTGTCAGTGGCTTACCATCTCAGTATCTACAAATGGAACAACCACCTTCCAATGAAAACACTCCAACTGGCAACTCTGTTGGTGGCTTACCATCTCAGTATCTACAAATGGAACAATCACCCTCCAATGAAAACACTCCAACTGGCAACGCTGTCAGTGCCTTACCATCGCAGTATCTACAAATGGAACAACCCCCCTCCAATGAAAACACTCCAACTGGCAACGCTGTCAGTGCCTTACCATCGCAGTATCTACAAATGGAACAACCCCCCTGCAATGAAAGCACTCCAACTGGCAACTCTGTCGGTGGCTTAAAATCACAGTATCTACGAATGGAACAACCCCCCTCCGATAAAAACACTCCAACTGGCAACTCTGTCGATGGCCTACCATCTCAGTATCTACAAATGGAACAACTCTCTCTTAAAGATACACCTTACCACCCTGAAACCAGCCAATCTCTCCGTCTCTCCCCACAGTACTTGCAGCCAGAGGACTCGACACTAGTGTTCCCAGAGCTATCAGCCATCTCCTCTCTCCCGCCAGAAGCCCCCTACTCGCTGGCCACGCCCGCCTCAGCCTACCTCCCCCTGGGATTCGAGGTAACGTCAATCGGCAACCAACCATCCTTCACCACCACTGCTACTGATGAGAGCATTACGACTATAACGGTCGATAccagtcatgtgacatcaGAGAAGGATAATGTGATTAGTCATGGCTCACCAATCAATACTAACCTCTCCAGTGTCAGTACAACCATCTCCGGGAGCTGTGAACAATCTCACCAAGTGATGGCACCTAATGGCAGTCTGGATATTGATGCTCTGCTGCGATCGCAACCTCTTGGTAACTCACCAGATATCTCCATTACTACCAGCCCACCcccacctccacacagtaACCATACTCCCCCTCAAACTGTCCACACCACCTCCACTGTCCACACAACGGCAGCCCATCACAGCCCCTCACCCAAAAGGTACACTATCAAAGTCATCCTGTATCTTAATTATCACACCTTCTCTATACAGGCCTCCTGTTGCGAGAATTCCCCCCGAGTGGTTAGAGGTGTGCCAGAGTCTGGAGTTCgacagtgttgtgtgtgtggggagcaGCCAGTGTCAGTGGATGGACGTCAGCAATAGAGGGGACCGCTGGATACAAGTCTCCCTGCTAGTAGCTCACCTGACAAGGGACAGACAagaggttgtgtgtgtgtgtgtgtgcgtaatAGATCACTGTGAGTGTAAACATGTGTGTTGCAGGTCTCTACAGACGCTGTATTTACGCTGACTCAGCGCCTGTTTGTAGGTCCTGGCTGCAAAGAACGTGTAAAGGTGTGATTcatcactgtatatacagctCATGTATTTACCCCCCTATCCCCGTACAGGTGACCTTCGCCCCTATAGCGGAGGGAGTATACAATGGAGTTGTCTCATTACAAGGATCTCTGGTTGTGTCCAGTGCTGAGGAGCCTCTAGCTACTGTCAAGCTGTGTGGATGTGCTGAGGCCCCACGACTCACCATGCCCTCCTCTCAGTCACTGGACTATGGTACAGTGGTAGGAGGATCTGTTGTTAGGCTGCCCCTGGAACTAAGCAATGCTGGTTCTTCACTACTACCACTCAAGATCACCATCAACTGTAACgtaattcataattatgactacacTACTACTGTATTAGCTTGATTATGTGTTGAGATGTTGTCATTGTAGGATCCTCTCCATCGAATGTACTTCACTGTTGCTGATGCTTGTCAAACCTCACCCCCCTCCCCACGGGCACACCCTCACTCTGTCACACTCTCACtacctccacaccctcacaacaagccacacccccttcacATTGAGTTGTCAGCCCCAAAATTCTACCATAGCGGTAATGTctgtgtggttgtgtgtatTAGTCTAACCTCTTGCCTGTTACAGACACCACTCGACCTCCACTGGAGATACAGGGAAGTCTGGACATAGCTCTGGACAGTGTACACGCTACACACAGTGTAACCAGTCTGCCTATACGCGCTGTGGTAGGTGTGGCTAAACTACTGGCTCCAGGATCATTCCaggtatgtacacacacacgtactggCTAAGTATACCTGTACAATGCCTCCTCTACAGGGCAATGACTTCACCCTGAGTTGTCTAGTGGGTCAGACCAAGACTG
This region of Halichondria panicea chromosome 12, odHalPani1.1, whole genome shotgun sequence genomic DNA includes:
- the LOC135345131 gene encoding mucin-2-like, translating into MPTLHPPSSNQAPVFNPPFDQMISAAPPLSSELDESGSSEGELALSAGDLAQLDVTLTDESDHSFTQLPGQHTLSDSKTNGHYNPFEDYDPGSFGGEEFEAQQDQASFLHELEQQEEKINKATLTPSDSRLTSFTSACPQSDFSLHSYFNKKSNQMGQLSEELSPSQRPLFNDTPSHVIVSPTATDTTPKESSSIVFDGLTPALSSHSTPPPTPPRLDLSEQTSLDQGLPSMYFHNELPPSNQNTPTGNSVSGLPSQYLQMEQPPSNENTPTGNSVSGLPSQYLQMEQPPSNENTPTGNSVGGLPSQYLQMEQSPSNENTPTGNAVSALPSQYLQMEQPPSNENTPTGNAVSALPSQYLQMEQPPCNESTPTGNSVGGLKSQYLRMEQPPSDKNTPTGNSVDGLPSQYLQMEQLSLKDTPYHPETSQSLRLSPQYLQPEDSTLVFPELSAISSLPPEAPYSLATPASAYLPLGFEVTSIGNQPSFTTTATDESITTITVDTSHVTSEKDNVISHGSPINTNLSSVSTTISGSCEQSHQVMAPNGSLDIDALLRSQPLGNSPDISITTSPPPPPHSNHTPPQTVHTTSTVHTTAAHHSPSPKRPPVARIPPEWLEVCQSLEFDSVVCVGSSQCQWMDVSNRGDRWIQVSLLVAHLTRDRQEVSTDAVFTLTQRLFVGPGCKERVKVTFAPIAEGVYNGVVSLQGSLVVSSAEEPLATVKLCGCAEAPRLTMPSSQSLDYGTVVGGSVVRLPLELSNAGSSLLPLKITINCNDPLHRMYFTVADACQTSPPSPRAHPHSVTLSLPPHPHNKPHPLHIELSAPKFYHSDTTRPPLEIQGSLDIALDSVHATHSVTSLPIRAVVGVAKLLAPGSFQGNDFTLSCLVGQTKTERVPLKNAGNIPLSVTAKTSHPTLFLLSPHTLTIQPGQESYVDVTFVPISDPVTSEMTLQLHVNPSGPDYNLNVRGVAIPASKQRTVSWNNKTLQSMSGSPKTKQISQWLSEVPSLSSHPTHTSQPSHPSHSTPPSQLSYPTPPSHSSPPLQPSHHTHPSQPSHSSPPLQPSHHTPPSQTSHPTPHYSQPSHHTPPSQPSHHTPPSQPSHPTSHYLQPSHHTQPSHPTPQYSQPSQENAHRRSVYIREEEVLFPPTPLNTRSTVKVQVCNRDLPLAVFTVLKPALPFTVDHRSFKLGSRQCARLPIHFTPAMPGKYSGIVALRTDSKHQMFVVVRGESHKP